The following proteins come from a genomic window of Gordonia westfalica:
- a CDS encoding SDR family oxidoreductase: MSTQKTAIVTGAARGIGAAVAKRLADDGLAVAVLDLDADACADTVKAITDKGGKAIAVGANVADEASVQGAVEKVAAELGAPTVVVNNAGITRDNLLFKMTVDDWDAVMAVHLRGAFNVTKAAQKYMVDAGWGRVVNLSSTSALGNRGQVNYSAAKAGMQGFTKTLAIELGKFGVTANAIAPGFIETEMTAATAERIGVPFEDFKKASAAQIPVNRVGVPEDIAHTASFFISEGAGFVSGQVVYVAGGPKD, encoded by the coding sequence ATGAGCACGCAGAAGACTGCGATCGTCACCGGCGCCGCACGGGGTATCGGTGCTGCCGTGGCCAAGCGGCTGGCCGACGACGGCCTGGCCGTGGCCGTCCTGGACCTCGACGCCGATGCCTGCGCCGACACCGTCAAGGCCATCACCGACAAGGGCGGCAAGGCCATCGCCGTGGGCGCGAACGTCGCCGACGAGGCGTCGGTGCAGGGAGCTGTCGAGAAGGTCGCCGCCGAGCTCGGTGCGCCGACCGTCGTCGTCAACAACGCCGGCATCACCCGCGACAACCTGCTGTTCAAGATGACCGTCGACGACTGGGACGCCGTCATGGCCGTCCACCTGCGCGGCGCCTTCAACGTCACCAAGGCCGCCCAGAAGTACATGGTCGACGCCGGCTGGGGCCGCGTCGTCAACCTGTCGAGCACCTCGGCGCTCGGCAACCGCGGTCAGGTCAACTACTCGGCCGCCAAGGCCGGCATGCAGGGCTTCACCAAGACCCTGGCCATCGAGCTGGGCAAGTTCGGCGTCACCGCCAACGCCATCGCCCCGGGTTTCATCGAGACCGAGATGACCGCCGCCACCGCCGAGCGCATCGGCGTCCCCTTCGAGGACTTCAAGAAGGCCTCGGCAGCCCAGATCCCGGTGAACCGCGTCGGCGTCCCCGAGGACATCGCCCACACCGCCTCGTTCTTCATCAGCGAGGGTGCAGGCTTCGTCTCCGGTCAGGTCGTCTACGTGGCCGGTGGCCCGAAGGACTGA
- the glmU gene encoding bifunctional UDP-N-acetylglucosamine diphosphorylase/glucosamine-1-phosphate N-acetyltransferase GlmU: MSGTSPSVAVIVLAAGAGTRMKSKTPKILHTMAGRSLLGHALHGTSGIDPDHLVVVVSHERERVSAAVADIAAELGRDIAIAEQDEPRGTGDAARVGLTGLPETFRGTVIVTAADVPLLDADTLRGLIDTHTADGGAAVTLTSFVADDPTGYGRIIRADDDTVRAIVEHKDASEAERAITEVNAGVYAVDADALRDGLSKLSTDNVQGEFYLTDIVEIARDAGQAVRGFTVADPVLVAGCNDRAQLADLGAELNRRIIRRHQVDGVTIVDPATTWIDVDVTIEADVRIEPGTQLYGRTHIAADAVVGPDTTLNDVTVGEGAQVIRTHGSDAVIGGDATVGPFAYLRPGTVLGVAGKIGTFVETKNAIIGDGSKVPHLTYVGDATIGEHSNIGASSVFVNYDGVNKHRTVIGDHCRTGSDNMFVAPVSVGDGAYTGAGTVVRQNVPPGALAVSAGAQRVIEDWVVTKRPDTAAARAALEARDKAAEARDKNSGSA; the protein is encoded by the coding sequence ATGTCGGGAACGTCGCCATCTGTGGCCGTGATCGTGCTGGCCGCGGGTGCCGGTACCCGCATGAAGTCCAAGACCCCGAAAATCCTCCACACGATGGCCGGCCGGTCGCTTCTGGGCCACGCCCTGCACGGCACGTCGGGCATCGACCCCGACCATCTGGTCGTCGTGGTCAGCCACGAACGTGAACGGGTCTCCGCCGCCGTCGCCGACATCGCCGCCGAACTGGGCCGCGACATCGCGATAGCCGAACAGGACGAGCCCCGCGGCACCGGCGACGCCGCCCGCGTCGGACTCACCGGCCTGCCCGAAACGTTCCGCGGAACGGTCATCGTGACCGCCGCCGACGTCCCGCTCCTCGACGCCGACACCCTGCGCGGCCTCATCGACACCCACACCGCCGACGGTGGTGCCGCGGTGACGCTCACCAGCTTCGTCGCCGACGATCCGACCGGCTACGGGCGCATCATCCGCGCCGACGACGACACGGTCCGCGCGATCGTCGAGCACAAGGACGCATCCGAAGCAGAGCGCGCGATCACCGAGGTCAATGCCGGTGTCTACGCCGTCGACGCCGACGCCCTGCGGGACGGGCTCTCGAAGCTGTCGACCGACAACGTCCAGGGCGAGTTCTATCTGACCGACATCGTCGAGATCGCCCGCGACGCCGGTCAGGCCGTTCGCGGGTTCACCGTCGCCGACCCCGTCCTCGTCGCCGGCTGCAACGACCGCGCGCAGCTCGCCGACCTCGGCGCCGAGCTCAACCGCCGGATCATCCGCCGCCACCAGGTCGACGGCGTGACGATCGTCGACCCGGCGACCACCTGGATCGACGTCGACGTGACGATCGAGGCAGACGTGCGCATCGAACCCGGCACCCAGCTGTACGGACGCACCCACATCGCGGCCGACGCGGTCGTCGGACCCGACACCACACTCAACGACGTCACCGTCGGCGAAGGCGCCCAGGTCATCCGCACCCACGGCAGCGACGCGGTCATCGGCGGCGACGCCACCGTCGGCCCGTTCGCCTACCTGCGACCGGGCACCGTGCTCGGCGTCGCGGGCAAGATCGGCACCTTCGTCGAGACCAAGAACGCAATCATCGGCGACGGCTCCAAGGTTCCGCACCTCACCTACGTCGGCGACGCCACGATCGGCGAGCACTCCAACATCGGGGCGTCGAGCGTCTTCGTCAACTACGACGGCGTGAACAAGCACCGCACGGTCATCGGCGACCACTGCCGGACCGGCTCGGACAACATGTTCGTCGCGCCGGTGAGCGTCGGCGACGGGGCATACACCGGCGCCGGAACCGTCGTGCGGCAAAATGTACCGCCGGGAGCCCTCGCGGTCTCGGCGGGAGCACAACGTGTCATCGAGGACTGGGTTGTCACCAAACGACCCGACACCGCGGCGGCACGAGCGGCACTCGAGGCACGCGACAAGGCTGCCGAGGCACGCGACAAGAACTCCGGGTCCGCATAA
- a CDS encoding ribose-phosphate diphosphokinase, which yields MTWTTDNQKNLMLFSGRAHPELAEAVADELGIKVTPQTARDFANGELFVRFEESVRGSDAFVLQSCPYPLNQWVMEALIMIDALKRGSAKRISVILPFYPYARQDKKHRGREPISGRLVADLLKTAGADRIITVDLHTDQIQGFFDGPVDHMHALGQLAGYVCDNYGTDNITVVSPDSGRVRVAEKWADALSGAPLAFIHKTRDPLVPNQVKSNRVVGEVEGRTCVLIDDMIDTGGTIAGAVRVLKEAGAGDVIIATTHGVFSDPAAERLAACGAKEVIATDTLPIPEDKRFENLTVLSIAPLLAQTIREVFENGSVTSLFDGIA from the coding sequence ATGACCTGGACCACCGACAACCAGAAGAACCTGATGCTGTTCTCTGGTCGTGCCCACCCCGAACTGGCTGAAGCAGTCGCCGACGAACTGGGCATCAAGGTGACCCCCCAGACGGCACGCGACTTCGCCAACGGCGAGCTGTTCGTCCGTTTCGAGGAGTCCGTGCGCGGCTCGGACGCGTTCGTCCTGCAGAGCTGCCCCTACCCGCTGAACCAGTGGGTCATGGAGGCGCTGATCATGATCGACGCTCTCAAGCGCGGTTCGGCCAAGCGCATCAGCGTGATCCTGCCGTTCTACCCCTACGCCCGCCAGGACAAGAAGCACCGCGGACGCGAGCCCATCTCGGGCCGGCTCGTCGCCGACCTGCTCAAGACCGCCGGCGCCGACCGCATCATCACCGTCGACCTGCACACCGACCAGATCCAGGGCTTCTTCGACGGCCCGGTCGACCACATGCACGCCCTCGGCCAGCTCGCCGGCTATGTCTGCGACAACTACGGCACCGACAACATCACCGTCGTGTCGCCGGACTCCGGTCGTGTGCGCGTCGCCGAGAAGTGGGCCGACGCCCTCAGCGGCGCTCCCCTGGCCTTCATCCACAAGACCCGCGACCCGCTGGTGCCCAACCAGGTCAAGTCGAACCGCGTGGTCGGTGAGGTCGAGGGACGCACCTGCGTCCTGATCGACGACATGATCGACACCGGCGGCACCATCGCCGGCGCGGTCCGCGTCCTCAAGGAGGCCGGCGCCGGCGACGTCATCATCGCCACCACCCACGGCGTCTTCTCCGACCCGGCCGCCGAGCGCCTCGCCGCCTGCGGCGCCAAGGAGGTCATCGCGACCGACACGCTGCCCATCCCCGAGGACAAGCGCTTCGAGAACCTCACCGTCCTGTCGATCGCCCCGCTGCTCGCGCAGACGATCCGCGAGGTCTTCGAAAACGGTTCGGTCACAAGCCTGTTCGACGGAATCGCCTAG
- a CDS encoding AraC family transcriptional regulator, with product MPRRVVGSGMADWDEVHEVVADAYFPHELRPLSRDDASHYRLESTAIGSTVLARIGFGADVSIDTDHPGAWAINVPLSGSIASVTDGREIVSGPGQATLNPPDTPTVITNWSKSCEIIGFKIERDYLQREIDRIAGRPGRSLTRQLDLRTGAGAEWLGLLRSARQQVAFSDGLLLRNPRMAEQLGGMLTTALVLAALPETDDPMAGTRPRMVKRVIDAIHADPARPWTVGELAEIGTVSARRLQQGFRECVGLSPMEYVLDVRLECIHNDLMTCGGTSTVTDIATRWGVMHTGRFAAAYRRKYGVAPSETRRRSG from the coding sequence ATGCCTCGTCGAGTGGTGGGCTCGGGGATGGCCGATTGGGACGAGGTCCACGAGGTCGTCGCGGACGCCTATTTCCCCCATGAGCTGCGACCGTTGTCCCGCGACGACGCCTCCCACTACCGTCTGGAATCCACTGCTATCGGTTCGACGGTGCTCGCCCGGATCGGCTTCGGCGCGGATGTCTCGATCGACACCGACCATCCGGGAGCCTGGGCGATCAACGTGCCGCTGTCCGGCAGCATCGCCTCGGTCACCGACGGCCGGGAGATCGTCTCCGGACCGGGTCAGGCGACGCTCAACCCGCCCGACACCCCGACGGTCATCACCAACTGGAGCAAGTCCTGCGAGATCATCGGATTCAAGATCGAGCGCGATTACCTACAGCGCGAGATCGACCGGATCGCGGGTCGTCCGGGCAGGTCGTTGACCCGTCAGCTGGACCTGCGCACGGGCGCCGGCGCCGAATGGCTGGGGCTGCTGCGGTCGGCGCGACAGCAGGTCGCGTTCTCCGACGGCCTGCTGCTCCGGAATCCGCGGATGGCCGAGCAGCTCGGCGGCATGCTGACGACGGCACTGGTGCTCGCGGCGCTACCGGAGACCGACGACCCGATGGCCGGTACCCGTCCCCGCATGGTCAAACGGGTCATCGACGCCATCCACGCCGACCCTGCTCGACCGTGGACAGTCGGCGAACTGGCGGAGATCGGGACGGTCAGCGCCCGCCGCCTGCAGCAGGGATTCCGCGAGTGCGTCGGGTTGAGTCCCATGGAATACGTGCTCGACGTCCGGCTCGAATGCATCCACAACGACCTGATGACCTGCGGCGGAACCTCGACCGTCACCGACATCGCCACCCGCTGGGGTGTCATGCACACCGGCCGGTTCGCCGCGGCCTACCGACGCAAATACGGTGTCGCGCCGTCGGAGACGCGCCGGAGGTCGGGATAG
- a CDS encoding flavin reductase family protein, with protein sequence MDQRTMRNIFGQFATGVTVITCANDEGTPHGATVTAFTPISIEPRLCQVTLTRKSKACGFLDDAPFAVNILKSDQLDTAMHFAGKPQEHGPEWSSDWLVPALADTAATLICNPWASYDGGDHVIYVGEIVDAVVDTEAEPLLFYRSKFHDLGDTSGAAAYCGSLDDPHSRWFDATARFTPSCVPLSAVS encoded by the coding sequence ATGGACCAACGCACGATGCGCAACATCTTCGGACAGTTCGCCACCGGCGTCACCGTCATCACCTGCGCGAACGACGAGGGCACGCCGCATGGCGCGACGGTCACCGCGTTCACCCCGATCTCGATCGAACCCCGCCTGTGCCAGGTGACGCTGACCCGCAAGTCCAAGGCGTGCGGCTTCCTCGACGACGCCCCGTTCGCGGTGAACATCCTCAAGTCGGATCAGCTCGACACCGCCATGCACTTCGCCGGCAAGCCGCAGGAGCACGGTCCGGAATGGAGCTCGGACTGGCTCGTCCCGGCACTCGCCGACACCGCCGCGACGCTGATCTGCAATCCCTGGGCGTCGTACGACGGTGGCGACCACGTCATCTACGTCGGCGAGATCGTCGACGCCGTCGTCGACACCGAGGCCGAGCCGCTCCTGTTCTACCGCAGCAAGTTCCACGACCTCGGCGACACCTCGGGCGCCGCCGCCTACTGCGGCAGCCTCGACGACCCGCACAGTCGCTGGTTCGACGCGACCGCCCGGTTCACCCCGAGCTGCGTGCCGCTCTCCGCCGTTTCCTGA
- a CDS encoding 4-hydroxyphenylacetate 3-hydroxylase family protein has protein sequence MTATDIAPETETTGTETATVDRSKVNVAADSEANRTENFATRPMTGDEYIESLRDDREIWLNGERVKDVTTHEAFRNPIRMTARLYDAMHDPATKDKVTAPTDTGNGGVTMPFFRAPKSADDLRADRDAIATWARMTYGWMGRSPDYKASFLGTLHANSELYAPFQANAERWYKESQEKVLYWNHAIINPPVDRQLPPDEVGDVFMKVEKETDAGLIVSGAKVVATGSAITNYNFISHYGLPIKKKQFALICTVPMDAPGVKLICRSSYTQQAAVMGTPFDYPLSSRMDENDTIFVFDKVLVPWENVFMYGDVDKINAFFPQSGFLPRFTLQGCTRLAVKLDFIAGLLMKALDCTGAGGFRGVQTRVGEVIGWRNLFWSLSDAMVNNPEPWIGDTVIPKLEYGLTYRMFAQQGYPRVKEIIEQDVASGLIYLPSSSADFKSPDVRPYLDKYVRGSDGIMAVDRVKVMKALWDSIGSEFGGRHELYERNYAGNHEGVKAELLMFADARGTVGEMKGLAEQCLSEYDLDGWTVPDLIGNDDVSYFGNR, from the coding sequence ATGACCGCAACCGACATCGCCCCCGAAACCGAGACCACTGGCACCGAGACCGCCACCGTCGACCGGTCGAAGGTGAACGTCGCCGCCGACTCCGAGGCCAACCGCACCGAGAACTTCGCCACGAGGCCGATGACGGGTGACGAGTACATCGAGTCACTGCGCGACGACCGCGAGATCTGGCTCAACGGTGAGCGTGTCAAGGACGTGACCACCCACGAGGCCTTCCGAAACCCGATCCGGATGACCGCGCGCCTCTACGACGCGATGCACGACCCGGCCACCAAGGACAAGGTCACCGCCCCCACCGACACCGGCAACGGCGGCGTGACCATGCCGTTCTTCCGCGCACCGAAATCGGCCGACGACCTGCGCGCCGACCGCGACGCCATCGCCACCTGGGCGCGGATGACGTACGGCTGGATGGGCCGCAGCCCCGATTACAAGGCCAGCTTCCTCGGCACGCTGCACGCCAACTCCGAGCTGTACGCACCGTTCCAGGCCAACGCCGAGCGGTGGTACAAGGAGTCGCAGGAGAAGGTCCTGTACTGGAACCACGCGATCATCAACCCGCCGGTCGACCGTCAGCTGCCGCCCGACGAGGTGGGCGACGTGTTCATGAAGGTGGAGAAGGAGACCGACGCCGGCCTCATCGTCTCCGGCGCCAAGGTCGTCGCGACGGGTTCGGCGATCACCAACTACAACTTCATCTCCCACTACGGCCTGCCCATCAAGAAGAAGCAGTTCGCCCTGATCTGCACCGTCCCGATGGACGCACCGGGCGTGAAGCTCATCTGCCGGTCGTCGTACACCCAGCAGGCCGCCGTGATGGGCACACCGTTCGACTACCCGCTGTCGAGCCGCATGGACGAGAACGACACCATCTTCGTCTTCGACAAGGTGCTCGTGCCGTGGGAGAACGTCTTCATGTACGGCGACGTCGACAAGATCAACGCCTTCTTCCCGCAGTCCGGCTTCCTCCCCCGCTTCACCCTGCAGGGGTGCACCCGCCTCGCGGTGAAGCTGGACTTCATCGCCGGTCTGCTCATGAAGGCACTCGACTGCACCGGCGCCGGCGGGTTCCGCGGCGTGCAGACCCGCGTCGGTGAGGTCATCGGCTGGCGAAACCTGTTCTGGTCGTTGAGCGATGCCATGGTGAACAACCCGGAGCCGTGGATCGGTGACACCGTCATCCCGAAGCTCGAGTACGGCCTGACCTACCGCATGTTCGCCCAGCAGGGCTACCCGCGTGTGAAGGAGATCATCGAGCAGGACGTCGCGTCGGGTCTGATCTACCTGCCGTCGAGCTCGGCGGACTTCAAGAGCCCCGACGTCCGCCCCTACCTCGACAAGTACGTCCGCGGCTCCGACGGCATCATGGCCGTCGATCGCGTGAAGGTCATGAAGGCCCTGTGGGATTCGATCGGCAGCGAGTTCGGCGGCCGTCACGAGCTCTACGAGCGCAACTACGCCGGGAACCACGAGGGCGTCAAGGCCGAGCTCCTCATGTTCGCCGATGCCCGCGGCACCGTCGGGGAGATGAAGGGTCTCGCCGAGCAGTGCCTGTCCGAGTACGACCTCGACGGCTGGACCGTGCCCGATCTCATCGGCAACGACGACGTCAGCTACTTCGGGAACCGCTGA
- the catA gene encoding catechol 1,2-dioxygenase produces the protein MTTIERPPAPVESPSVDSPTAAGSGSAATAAFAGHRFTADTSPERLSAIASEAFAGFSALIDKYEITYDEYRVLKQWLIDVGEGGEWPLLLDVFVEHDIEEVNSRKYQGTKGSIEGPYYLPDSPLLPARCTLPMRSVDARETPFVMHGQVTDLDGSPMAGATIEIWHADAEGYYSGFAPHLPAWNLRGTVVTDGQGRYEITTIQPAPYQIPTDGPTGKFIETAGWHPWRPAHLHLRVSAKGRHPIVTQLYFAGGDWLDSDVASATKPELLLDPKPDEDGRNVVQYDFALDPE, from the coding sequence ATGACCACCATCGAACGACCCCCGGCCCCCGTCGAGTCCCCCAGCGTCGACTCGCCGACCGCCGCCGGTTCCGGCAGCGCCGCTACCGCAGCCTTCGCCGGCCACCGGTTCACCGCCGACACCTCGCCGGAACGCTTGTCGGCCATCGCATCCGAGGCCTTCGCCGGTTTCAGCGCGTTGATCGACAAGTACGAGATCACCTACGACGAGTACCGGGTCCTCAAGCAGTGGCTCATCGACGTCGGCGAGGGTGGTGAGTGGCCGCTTCTGCTCGACGTGTTCGTCGAACACGACATCGAGGAGGTCAACTCGCGGAAGTACCAGGGCACCAAGGGAAGCATCGAGGGCCCGTACTACCTCCCCGACTCCCCGCTGCTGCCCGCACGCTGCACCCTCCCGATGCGCAGCGTCGACGCCCGCGAGACGCCGTTCGTGATGCACGGCCAGGTCACCGACCTCGACGGCAGCCCGATGGCCGGCGCGACGATCGAGATCTGGCACGCCGACGCCGAGGGCTACTACTCGGGGTTCGCGCCGCACCTCCCGGCCTGGAATCTGCGCGGCACGGTCGTGACCGACGGTCAAGGCCGCTACGAGATCACCACCATCCAGCCCGCGCCGTACCAGATCCCGACCGACGGACCGACCGGCAAGTTCATCGAGACCGCCGGCTGGCACCCCTGGCGACCCGCGCACCTGCATCTGCGGGTCTCGGCCAAGGGCCGGCATCCGATCGTCACGCAGCTGTACTTCGCGGGTGGCGACTGGCTCGACAGCGACGTCGCCTCGGCGACCAAGCCGGAGCTGCTCCTCGACCCCAAGCCGGACGAGGACGGTCGGAACGTCGTGCAGTACGACTTCGCACTCGATCCCGAGTAG
- the arsC gene encoding arsenate reductase (glutaredoxin) (This arsenate reductase requires both glutathione and glutaredoxin to convert arsenate to arsenite, after which the efflux transporter formed by ArsA and ArsB can extrude the arsenite from the cell, providing resistance.), whose protein sequence is MDATIYHNPKCSTSRKTLQALRDAGIEPTVVKYLDEPYTREQLVQLFADAGLTPSEAVRKREALDKELDLASATDDQILDAMVSHPVLVERPIVVTDKGTRIPRPFEKLDEIL, encoded by the coding sequence GTGGATGCGACGATCTATCACAACCCGAAGTGCTCGACCTCGCGCAAGACGCTGCAGGCACTCCGCGACGCCGGCATCGAGCCGACCGTCGTCAAGTATCTCGACGAGCCGTACACGCGCGAGCAGCTCGTGCAGTTGTTCGCCGACGCCGGACTCACCCCGTCGGAGGCCGTTCGCAAGCGCGAGGCGCTCGACAAGGAGCTGGACCTCGCGTCGGCGACCGATGATCAGATCCTCGACGCGATGGTCTCTCACCCCGTCCTCGTCGAGCGTCCGATCGTGGTGACCGACAAGGGAACCCGCATCCCGCGGCCGTTCGAGAAGCTCGACGAGATTCTCTGA
- a CDS encoding VOC family protein: MSYEAKMIILSTENLDESIKFYTETLGMSLKFRDGAHFAALDGGPVTIALATAVDHPIPGKVVVGIKTADVDAAAKAIEADGGAIVKGPYDDAHERRAVVYDNQGNGLVFYSPLNR, from the coding sequence ATGAGCTACGAAGCCAAGATGATCATCCTGTCCACCGAGAACCTGGACGAATCGATCAAGTTCTACACCGAGACGCTGGGCATGTCGCTGAAGTTCCGCGACGGCGCCCACTTCGCCGCACTCGACGGCGGCCCGGTGACGATCGCCCTCGCCACCGCGGTCGACCACCCGATCCCCGGCAAGGTCGTCGTCGGCATCAAGACCGCCGACGTCGACGCCGCCGCGAAGGCGATCGAGGCCGACGGCGGCGCCATCGTCAAGGGCCCCTACGACGACGCACACGAACGTCGTGCCGTGGTGTACGACAACCAGGGCAACGGGCTGGTGTTCTACAGCCCGCTGAACCGCTAG
- a CDS encoding limonene-1,2-epoxide hydrolase family protein, translated as MTSQTPIEIVTTLLDAFARDDTSAALATIDDDIAYTNVSLPTIYGKKKVAGVLGGVASKSWINFNYRMINVSADEAGVVLTERIDELRFGRLHLQFWVCGRFEIREGRIAVWRDYFDYFAMTKGLLRGVAALAVPALQKPLPAPVLAQ; from the coding sequence ATGACCTCACAGACCCCGATCGAGATCGTGACGACACTCCTCGACGCGTTCGCGCGCGACGACACCTCGGCCGCGCTCGCGACGATCGACGACGACATCGCCTACACCAACGTGTCGCTGCCGACCATCTACGGCAAGAAGAAAGTCGCCGGAGTGCTGGGCGGCGTCGCGAGCAAGTCCTGGATCAACTTCAACTACCGCATGATCAACGTGAGCGCCGACGAGGCGGGCGTCGTGTTGACCGAACGCATCGACGAGCTGCGCTTCGGGCGACTGCACCTGCAGTTCTGGGTGTGCGGACGCTTCGAGATCCGCGAGGGCCGGATCGCGGTGTGGCGCGATTACTTCGACTATTTCGCCATGACCAAGGGACTCCTGCGCGGCGTCGCAGCTCTCGCGGTCCCGGCCCTGCAGAAGCCGCTACCGGCGCCGGTGCTCGCTCAGTAG
- a CDS encoding 50S ribosomal protein L25/general stress protein Ctc — translation MATQASKLAVSTRTEKGKGAARRARREGKVPAVLYGHGTDPQHLHLPARDFAAILRNNGLNAIIDLDIEGTSQLALTKQVDVHPIRNYIEHADLLIVRRGEKVTVEVAIVVEGDAAPGTLVVSDASVVEVEADALSIPEQIVVSVEGAEAGTSIHASDLDLPEGVTLIADPETLIVAVNEAQAAATESDADATEGAEGEAAEAPAESE, via the coding sequence ATGGCTACTCAGGCCTCCAAGCTGGCTGTCAGCACCCGCACCGAGAAGGGCAAGGGCGCCGCTCGCCGCGCACGTCGCGAGGGCAAGGTTCCCGCCGTGCTCTACGGCCACGGCACCGACCCGCAGCACCTGCACCTCCCGGCCCGCGACTTCGCCGCGATCCTGCGTAACAACGGCCTCAACGCGATCATCGATCTCGACATCGAGGGCACCAGCCAGCTCGCGCTGACCAAGCAGGTCGACGTCCACCCGATCCGCAACTACATCGAGCACGCCGACCTCCTCATCGTCCGCCGCGGCGAGAAGGTGACCGTCGAGGTCGCCATCGTCGTCGAGGGTGACGCCGCTCCCGGCACCCTCGTCGTCTCCGACGCCAGCGTCGTCGAGGTCGAGGCCGACGCCCTGTCGATCCCCGAGCAGATCGTCGTCAGCGTCGAGGGCGCCGAGGCCGGCACCTCCATCCACGCTTCCGACCTGGACCTGCCGGAGGGCGTCACCCTGATCGCCGATCCGGAGACCCTGATCGTCGCCGTCAACGAGGCCCAGGCCGCGGCCACCGAGTCCGACGCCGACGCCACCGAAGGTGCCGAGGGTGAGGCTGCCGAGGCTCCCGCGGAGTCGGAGTAA
- the pth gene encoding aminoacyl-tRNA hydrolase produces MKLIVGLGNPGSKYEKTRHNVGAMVADGLVDSAGERWKVHKKSGAEVAEVRLGGQSVLVAKPRVYMNESGRQIGPLAKFYSVAPADLIVVHDELDIDFGAVRLKRGGGEGGHNGLRSISRVMGTRDYLRVRMGIGRPPGRQDPADFVLKPFPSADRAEVELMIRNGCDAIELLVSQDLESAQNTVHAW; encoded by the coding sequence GTGAAACTGATTGTCGGACTCGGTAATCCCGGGTCCAAGTACGAGAAGACGAGGCACAACGTCGGCGCGATGGTCGCCGACGGCCTCGTCGACTCGGCAGGCGAGCGCTGGAAGGTTCACAAGAAATCCGGTGCGGAGGTCGCCGAGGTCCGCCTCGGCGGCCAGTCTGTTCTCGTGGCCAAGCCACGCGTCTACATGAACGAGTCCGGCCGGCAGATCGGCCCGCTGGCCAAGTTCTATTCCGTCGCGCCTGCCGACCTGATCGTCGTTCACGACGAACTCGACATCGACTTCGGTGCGGTACGACTCAAACGCGGCGGCGGCGAGGGCGGCCACAACGGGCTGCGGTCGATCAGCCGGGTCATGGGCACCCGCGACTATCTGCGTGTGCGGATGGGCATCGGCCGTCCGCCCGGCCGGCAGGACCCCGCCGACTTCGTGCTGAAGCCGTTCCCGTCCGCGGACCGGGCCGAGGTCGAGCTGATGATCCGCAACGGGTGCGACGCCATCGAACTGCTCGTCTCCCAGGATCTGGAGAGCGCACAGAACACCGTGCACGCCTGGTAG